One Salmo trutta chromosome 19, fSalTru1.1, whole genome shotgun sequence genomic window carries:
- the gramd1ba gene encoding protein Aster-B isoform X7, translated as MDIAVSMDTETDQVSLSEDAQAHWETWDWESERVPAVLSPTYKQRNEDFRKLFKQLPDSERLIVDYSCALQRDILLQGRLYVSENWICFYSNIFRWETLLTVRLKDICSMTKEKTARLIPNAIQLCTDNDKHFFTSFGARDRTYMMMFRLWQNALLEKPLCPKELWHFVHQCYGNELGLTSDDEDYVPPDDDFNTMGYCEELPVEENDANDATTLAKTPDVKGDTSPLLSRRVFPDNVLPCPGIIDPLLPFDLAAVDDFPLCLPDDELLTLQLPGLDNRSSGHSSPAPSPSLDFNDNEDLPTELSDSSETHDEAGEVQAFHEDLHGKQYMNEVYEFSVDKMYDILFTESTFMRDFLEQRRFSDIVYHPWKKEKDEAGNQTREIMYTVSLTNPLAPKTATVTETQTLYKASQESECYIIDAEVIAHDVPYHDYFYTLNRYMLTRVARKKCRLRVSTELRYKKQPWGLVKGFIERNFWSGLDEYFRHLELELSKVEVVLVEPHRQSPKARALRAGALRRRKRPLVHLRPPHMDEALSPVTTPEDEEEVIHRHRIKQVAGSTQTRHIPDHVPGGLALYSVSKLLLIISFVICISLVLLVFLNMMLFYKLWMLEYTTQSLTSWHSIRPQESKLPQTQLEWAQLLESQQRYHDDELQKWKEIIKSSVMLLDEMKDSLLNLQKGMGLKDYNSESEEKGSRYH; from the exons ACTACTCCTGTGCCCTGCAAAGAGATATCCTGCTGCAGGGGCGCCTCTACGTCTCAGAAAACTGGATTTGTTTCTATAGCAACATCTTCCGCTGGGAAACGCTG CTGACAGTCCGGCTGAAGGATATCTGCAGCATGACAAAGGAGAAGACTGCCCGCCTCATTCCTAACGCCATCCAGCTGTGCACAGACAATGACAAG CACTTTTTCACCTCGTTCGGCGCAAGGGATCGGACATACATGATGATGTTCAGACTATGGCAGAATGCTCTGCTAGAAAAG CCTTTGTGTCCCAAAGAGTTGTGGCACTTTGTCCATCAGTGTTATGGTAATGAGCTGGGTCTGACCAGCGACGACGAGGACTACGTGCCGCCAGATGATGACTTCAACACCATGGG GTATTGCGAGGAGCTGCCCGTGGAGGAGAACGACGCCAATGACGCCACCACCCTCGCCAAGACGCCAGACGTCAAGGGCGACACCAGCCCCCTGTTGTCCCGCAGAGTCTTCCCCGACAACGTCCTGCCCTGCCCGGGCATCATCGACCCTCTCCTTCCC TTTGATTTGGCCGCCGTGGACGATTTCCCCCTGTGTCTCCCTGATGACGAACTCCTGACCCTCCAGTTGCCGGGGTTGGACAACCGGAGCAGTGGTCACAGTAGTCCCGCCCCCTCGCCCTCGCTGGACTTCAACGACAACGAGGACCTCCCTACTGAGCTCAGCGACTCCTCCGAGACGCACGACGAAG CAGGGGAGGTGCAGGCCTTTCATGAAGACCTGCATGGGAAGCAGTACATGAACGAGGTGTACGAGTTCAGCGTTGACAAGATGTACGATATCCTCTTCACCGAGTCCACCTTTATGAGGGACTTCCTAGAGCAGAGACGCTTTTCAG ACATAGTCTATCACCCCTGGAAGAAAGAGAAAGACGAGGCAGGCAACCAGACCAGAGAGATCATGTACACCGTCTCCCTCACCAACCCCTTGGCCCCCAAGACCGCCACCGTCACTGAGACTCAG ACGCTGTACAAGGCCAGCCAGGAGAGCGAGTGCTACATCATAGATGCCGAGGTGATAGCACACGACGTCCCCTACCATGACTACTTCTACACCCTAAACCGCTACATGCTCACCAGGGTGGCCAGGAAGAAGTGTCGGCTAAG ggTATCCACAGAGTTGCGCTACAAGAAACAGCCGTGGGGGCTGGTCAAGGGCTTCATCGAGAGGAACTTCTGGAGCGGCCTGGACGAGTACTTCAGACACTTAG AGCTGGAGCTGAGTAAAGTGGAGGTGGTCCTGGTTGAGCCCCACAGACAGTCCCCCAAGGCCAGGGCTCTACGGGCAGGGGCGTTGAGGCGGCGGAAACGGCCCTTGGTCCACCTGCGGCCCCCCCACATGGACGAGGCCCTCAGCCCCGTCACCACCCCCGAGGACGAGGAGGAGGTCATCCACCGCCATCGCATCAAACAAGTGGCAG GTTCCACTCAGACCAGACACATCCCGGACCATGTCCCAGGGGGCCTAGCGCTCTACAGCGTCTCCAAGCTACTCCTCATCATCAGCTTTGT GATCTGTATAAG tctagTATTGCTGGTGTTTCTGAACATGATGCTGTTCTATAAGCTGTGGATGCTGGAGTACACCACACAGAGTCTCACCTCATGGCATAGCATACGACCACAAGAAAG tAAACTGCCCCAGACCCAGCTGGAGTGGGCCCAGCTCCTGGAGTCGCAGCAGCGTTACCATGACGACGAGCTGCAGAAGTGGAAGGAGATCATCAAGTCGTCTGTGATGTTGCTGGATGAG ATGAAGGACTCGTTACTAAACCTGCAGAAGGGCATGGGTTTAAAGGACTATAACTCTGAATCGGAGGAGAAAGGGAGTCGATATCACTGA